In a single window of the candidate division WOR-3 bacterium genome:
- a CDS encoding segregation/condensation protein A, whose amino-acid sequence MMMDNIEIQTEVFSGPIELLVYLVRKNAIDVLEIPLARITDEYLSYLRTAKNLNLELGIEFILMATVLIRLKIINLLPQTSPCEEIPETKISLDEIVAEYRKYAQIADLLRQFENKRMLFFPRRANFKDEILERQNDIYSLILILKNLLAKNKESPSLDISVPEIKLEDKLIELKKILEKQELITFSALISQATSITEVILIFIALLELVRLGEIKVSQNQEFSEIFLEKY is encoded by the coding sequence ATGATGATGGATAATATAGAAATTCAGACTGAAGTATTTTCTGGCCCAATCGAATTATTAGTTTATCTGGTCCGAAAAAATGCGATAGATGTTTTAGAAATCCCATTAGCTCGAATTACCGATGAATACTTAAGCTATTTACGAACGGCAAAAAACCTAAACCTCGAGCTAGGAATAGAATTTATCCTAATGGCTACTGTATTAATTCGATTAAAAATTATAAACCTCTTACCGCAAACATCGCCTTGTGAAGAAATACCTGAAACTAAAATAAGCTTAGACGAGATAGTTGCCGAATATAGAAAATATGCTCAAATTGCCGACTTACTTCGGCAATTTGAGAACAAACGAATGTTATTTTTCCCACGAAGGGCTAATTTTAAAGATGAAATTTTAGAAAGACAAAATGACATTTATTCGTTAATTCTAATACTCAAAAATTTATTAGCTAAAAATAAGGAGAGTCCCTCATTAGATATTTCAGTCCCTGAAATTAAACTAGAAGACAAACTTATTGAATTAAAAAAAATCTTGGAAAAACAGGAATTGATTACATTTTCAGCTTTAATTAGTCAGGCTACAAGCATTACCGAGGTTATTCTAATTTTTATCGCACTATTAGAGTTAGTTCGTTTAGGGGAGATAAAGGTCAGCCAAAATCAGGAATTTTCTGAAATTTTTTTAGAAAAATATTGA
- a CDS encoding DUF362 domain-containing protein: MSSEVYFIAPYNINSKTLQDVFTHTDFFNKVTLKAQLALKVHFGEKNNYNYLSPEYVKTVIEIIKKYGFSVTVVETCSLYRGARQNRTSHLKLAAEHGFSETYLGAPIEILDGERGEDYLEIPTPCFNVKKAKIAAGLRRFSGIVNLAHFKGHFVVGFGGALKNIAMGLAAKGGKLEMHSETKLLINEKKCQKCRKCLEICPVGAIVITDDVSQISTSCIGCACCVEICPNGAIKINWDAASEKTQIRMAEYAWAILHNRPALHFNFALKITPNCDCMDFTEKPMMPDLGVFVSLDPVACDNAVWERVQDKVRELYPQLNPEILLDYSEKIGLGKRTYQLIEI; the protein is encoded by the coding sequence ATGTCGTCTGAGGTATACTTTATTGCGCCCTATAACATTAATTCGAAAACACTTCAAGATGTTTTTACTCATACAGATTTTTTTAATAAAGTTACTCTAAAAGCCCAATTAGCCCTTAAAGTTCATTTTGGAGAAAAAAATAATTACAATTATCTATCACCTGAGTATGTTAAGACCGTAATCGAGATAATAAAAAAATATGGTTTTTCGGTTACAGTTGTAGAGACCTGCTCACTATATCGGGGAGCTCGTCAAAATCGCACTTCACATTTAAAATTAGCTGCGGAGCATGGATTTTCCGAAACTTATTTAGGTGCCCCAATTGAGATTTTAGATGGGGAACGTGGCGAAGATTACCTAGAAATTCCAACACCATGTTTCAACGTAAAGAAAGCAAAAATTGCGGCGGGTCTAAGACGATTTTCTGGTATTGTTAATCTGGCTCACTTCAAAGGACATTTTGTGGTAGGTTTTGGGGGCGCCTTAAAAAATATTGCTATGGGACTTGCTGCTAAAGGAGGCAAATTAGAGATGCATTCTGAGACTAAGCTTTTAATTAATGAAAAGAAGTGCCAAAAATGTAGAAAGTGTCTTGAAATTTGTCCTGTAGGTGCCATTGTAATTACTGATGATGTTTCTCAAATATCAACAAGTTGTATTGGTTGCGCTTGCTGTGTAGAAATTTGCCCTAATGGGGCAATAAAAATCAATTGGGATGCTGCGTCTGAGAAAACTCAAATCAGAATGGCTGAATATGCATGGGCTATTCTTCATAATCGTCCGGCATTACATTTCAACTTTGCATTAAAAATTACACCTAATTGCGATTGTATGGATTTTACAGAAAAACCGATGATGCCAGATTTGGGAGTTTTCGTGTCGTTAGATCCGGTAGCATGTGATAATGCGGTTTGGGAGCGAGTTCAGGATAAAGTTAGAGAGTTATATCCTCAACTTAACCCAGAAATTCTTTTAGACTACAGTGAAAAGATCGGGTTAGGTAAAAGAACATATCAGTTGATTGAAATATAA
- a CDS encoding MTH938/NDUFAF3 family protein, with the protein MITQTGFGWIEIDGVRYNTDIIIYPDGTVEDRYRNFSGDNHLIEKREVLKVLLATPDIKPQIFVVGSGQMGIVKITDEAVQYLQEQGISLIVEPTPKAILSFNQAQKSKCAIFHVTC; encoded by the coding sequence ATGATTACTCAAACTGGTTTTGGCTGGATTGAAATTGACGGCGTGCGCTATAATACCGACATAATCATTTACCCGGACGGTACAGTCGAGGACCGATACCGAAATTTTTCTGGTGATAATCACTTAATCGAAAAACGAGAAGTGTTAAAAGTGCTTTTAGCCACGCCCGATATTAAACCCCAGATTTTTGTAGTCGGCAGTGGCCAGATGGGGATAGTAAAAATTACAGATGAGGCAGTGCAATATTTACAGGAACAAGGTATTAGTCTGATTGTCGAGCCGACGCCCAAGGCAATTTTAAGTTTTAACCAAGCCCAGAAATCTAAGTGCGCTATCTTTCATGTTACTTGTTGA
- a CDS encoding NAD(P)H-hydrate dehydratase, giving the protein MIPIVRNEEMRKLDLAVSKKLKVPLILLMENAGREVSECVVSVINEQRIGYPKILIVCGPGNNGGDGIVCARHLLSRLKHGELLILILKAKPYVSDTYINYQIIKEIIKNDTRIKIVENNLKNIKKFQPNVIVDAIFGTGFTGSPKGIFRNAIELINKIPSYKIAVDIASGVNGDNGEVSDVAVRANKTVTMGLLKPGLILYPGRKYCQDIEIANLGIDYRKLFKPNTYLLEPSDIKMILPTRPPNGHKGYFGSVLVVAGGNGYSGAACLCSLGALKVGAGIVRLAFPKSLRGIIEKKINDVIKIPLPTTDEESLSLEGYSTIISFANKSKAVAIGPGLTVNSETRRLVQKIIKNVNLPMVIDADGLNNLTKEFLETLPVRKRKNLIITPHPGEFERLVGVSVNEINQNRIEVARIWAKKLSIIIVLKGRPTVIGLPDGVVYVNPTGNSGLAKGGSGDVLTGMISGFLAQGVGLLNACLLGVYLHGLCADIGAQEKTEYSLLASDLLELIPKAIKEILKCPRS; this is encoded by the coding sequence ATGATCCCAATCGTTCGAAACGAAGAAATGCGTAAATTGGATCTGGCAGTGAGTAAAAAGCTTAAAGTTCCACTAATTTTACTTATGGAAAATGCCGGCCGAGAGGTTTCTGAATGTGTTGTTTCAGTGATAAACGAACAAAGAATTGGTTATCCTAAAATTTTAATTGTTTGCGGCCCTGGCAATAATGGCGGAGATGGAATTGTTTGTGCACGTCATTTATTAAGTCGCTTAAAACACGGTGAACTGCTAATTTTAATCCTAAAGGCTAAACCGTATGTTAGTGATACATATATAAATTACCAAATCATAAAAGAAATAATCAAAAACGATACTCGAATAAAAATTGTCGAAAACAATTTAAAGAATATTAAGAAGTTTCAACCAAATGTTATAGTTGACGCAATATTTGGGACAGGCTTCACCGGCAGTCCTAAAGGAATTTTTCGCAATGCAATTGAACTAATTAACAAAATACCAAGTTACAAAATAGCAGTTGATATTGCATCCGGGGTAAATGGCGATAATGGCGAAGTTAGTGATGTCGCAGTGCGAGCTAACAAAACAGTTACAATGGGATTACTAAAACCTGGATTAATACTTTATCCGGGTCGAAAGTACTGTCAAGATATAGAAATTGCCAATTTAGGAATTGATTACAGAAAGTTGTTTAAGCCTAATACCTATCTTTTAGAACCGTCAGATATTAAGATGATATTACCTACTCGTCCACCCAACGGGCATAAAGGGTATTTTGGTTCTGTATTAGTAGTTGCTGGAGGTAATGGATATTCCGGAGCTGCTTGCCTTTGTAGTCTGGGGGCATTAAAGGTAGGTGCTGGAATTGTAAGATTAGCATTTCCTAAAAGTTTGCGAGGCATAATTGAGAAAAAAATAAACGATGTGATAAAAATCCCTTTGCCAACAACAGATGAAGAAAGTCTTTCCCTTGAAGGGTATTCGACGATTATAAGCTTTGCTAACAAATCCAAGGCAGTCGCAATTGGCCCTGGTTTAACGGTTAATTCAGAAACTAGACGTTTAGTTCAAAAAATCATTAAAAATGTAAACTTACCAATGGTAATAGATGCTGACGGGTTGAACAATTTAACTAAAGAATTCTTAGAAACGCTGCCGGTGCGAAAAAGAAAAAATCTTATTATTACACCCCATCCCGGGGAATTTGAACGGTTGGTAGGCGTTAGTGTAAATGAAATTAACCAGAACCGAATTGAAGTCGCCCGGATTTGGGCAAAAAAGCTTTCAATAATAATAGTCCTTAAGGGACGTCCTACTGTAATCGGTCTACCGGATGGCGTCGTATATGTTAATCCTACCGGGAATTCTGGGCTTGCTAAAGGTGGCAGCGGCGATGTGTTAACTGGTATGATATCAGGGTTTTTAGCCCAGGGGGTGGGGTTATTAAATGCCTGTTTGTTAGGGGTTTACCTGCATGGACTTTGTGCCGATATTGGAGCACAGGAAAAAACAGAATATTCCCTTTTAGCCAGTGATTTACTAGAATTAATACCAAAAGCAATTAAAGAAATTCTTAAATGTCCTAGGAGTTAA
- a CDS encoding MBL fold metallo-hydrolase: MKIRFLGHAAFLITSKEGTKIITDPYKPGCFNNALRYQPIKEAADVILISHDHDDHNYTKDIIGQPTIIKKSGNFTFKDIKIKAVSSYHDTQQGKARGINLIFAVDIDGLRVVHLGDLGHDLDPAISTEIGPVNVLLAPVGGYFTIDAKVATNIFNHIKPNIMIPMHYKTSAIDFPIAKVEDFLKNKANIKMISGSEIVIDTNTLPVEPEIWVLKMANE; the protein is encoded by the coding sequence ATGAAAATTAGATTTCTTGGGCATGCAGCATTTTTAATAACCTCAAAAGAAGGAACAAAAATTATAACCGATCCGTATAAACCTGGTTGCTTTAACAACGCCCTACGATATCAGCCGATAAAAGAAGCAGCCGATGTTATTCTAATCAGCCATGATCATGACGACCACAATTACACAAAAGATATAATAGGTCAGCCCACGATTATTAAAAAAAGTGGCAACTTCACTTTCAAAGACATAAAGATAAAAGCTGTAAGTAGTTATCATGATACTCAACAGGGTAAGGCTAGAGGGATCAATTTAATTTTTGCTGTAGACATTGATGGGCTTCGAGTGGTGCACCTGGGAGATTTAGGTCACGATTTAGATCCCGCGATTTCTACAGAGATCGGTCCGGTTAATGTGCTTTTGGCACCGGTCGGTGGATATTTTACAATTGACGCGAAAGTGGCTACCAATATTTTTAATCATATAAAGCCTAACATTATGATTCCTATGCATTATAAAACATCGGCGATTGATTTTCCTATAGCAAAGGTCGAAGACTTTTTAAAGAATAAGGCAAATATTAAAATGATTTCTGGTTCAGAAATAGTTATAGATACAAATACTTTGCCCGTAGAACCAGAAATTTGGGTTTTAAAAATGGCTAATGAATAG
- the amrS gene encoding AmmeMemoRadiSam system radical SAM enzyme, which yields MRSTLIVAIIMILIIGIMEAQSNRTKSNYREAMFYRKLDNKKVVCELCPRYCIIPDGKRGFCRNRENIGGTLYSVVYNRPVSIGLEPIEKAPFYHFLPGAMRLTLATVSCNQRCKYCQNWEISQRSVEEVENYYATPEDIIKLAKEKKTNVICFTYTEPIVFYEYMYDIAKRARQEGLKSVVVTGGYINPQPMEELTKVVDAIKIDLKGFNEQFYHEVCGSELAPVLEAIKIVKNSGVHLEIVNLVVPGLNDDTNEIRKMCLWLRENIGSDIPIHFSRFFPQYKLQRLPPTPITTLERCAQIAKQVGLKYVYLGNVFGHDLENTYCPQCHRLLIKRQGYSVLENNINKGRCKLCGEKIYGVF from the coding sequence ATGCGAAGCACCTTAATAGTTGCGATTATTATGATACTAATTATTGGAATCATGGAGGCCCAGAGCAATCGAACTAAATCAAATTACCGTGAGGCGATGTTTTATCGAAAATTGGATAATAAAAAGGTTGTATGTGAGCTTTGCCCAAGATATTGTATAATCCCTGATGGCAAACGAGGTTTTTGCCGAAATCGCGAAAATATCGGTGGCACTTTGTATTCGGTAGTCTATAACCGACCGGTCTCGATTGGTTTGGAACCTATCGAGAAGGCGCCGTTCTATCACTTTTTACCCGGCGCCATGCGGCTTACTTTAGCCACGGTCAGTTGTAATCAACGGTGTAAATACTGTCAGAACTGGGAAATTTCTCAGCGGTCTGTAGAAGAAGTAGAAAATTATTATGCAACACCAGAAGATATAATTAAATTGGCGAAAGAAAAGAAGACTAATGTTATTTGTTTTACGTATACTGAGCCGATCGTATTTTACGAATATATGTACGATATTGCAAAGCGGGCTCGCCAGGAAGGTTTAAAAAGCGTTGTTGTTACCGGAGGGTATATTAATCCCCAACCCATGGAAGAATTAACTAAGGTGGTCGATGCGATAAAAATTGACCTAAAAGGTTTTAATGAGCAGTTTTATCATGAAGTCTGTGGTTCTGAGTTAGCACCGGTTCTAGAGGCAATCAAGATTGTCAAGAACTCAGGTGTTCATTTGGAAATCGTTAATTTAGTGGTTCCAGGCTTAAATGATGATACAAACGAAATACGAAAGATGTGCCTTTGGCTTAGAGAGAACATAGGTAGTGATATTCCCATTCATTTTTCGCGCTTTTTTCCACAATATAAATTGCAGAGATTACCGCCTACTCCAATTACTACGTTAGAGCGCTGTGCTCAAATTGCCAAACAAGTTGGCCTGAAATATGTATATCTTGGGAATGTGTTCGGTCACGATTTGGAGAATACTTATTGTCCACAGTGCCACAGGCTGCTTATTAAACGGCAAGGTTATTCAGTGCTTGAGAATAATATAAATAAAGGACGATGTAAATTATGCGGCGAAAAAATCTACGGAGTTTTCTAG
- the ispG gene encoding flavodoxin-dependent (E)-4-hydroxy-3-methylbut-2-enyl-diphosphate synthase, with the protein MSKFSVFVGNVQIGGGAPVRIQSMAKCPTEKISQLLREIRTLEKAGCEIVRIAIPSSGALESIPLLKTKISIPIVADIHFDYRLAIGAIKKGADKIRINPGNIGSKWKVEEVISVAKDFGVPIRIGVNAGSLPKKILNKYRQPTTQALIFSLEEHLEIFEKKNFYNLVLSAKTANFQETIEVYENLAQKYPYPLHIGVTESGLPLQGTIRSISALAVLLNKGIGDTIRISLTGPAVLEVTVAKELLQNLGLRKFGPQLISCPVCGRCKVNLVKIARQIQRKLQAVKDPIKIAVMGCVVNGPGEARFADYGIACGKNAGVIFRRGRVIKKCSEKELVPELLTIIKKDL; encoded by the coding sequence ATGTCAAAATTTTCAGTATTTGTTGGTAACGTTCAAATTGGAGGGGGTGCGCCAGTTCGTATTCAATCGATGGCTAAGTGTCCAACCGAAAAAATTTCGCAGCTTTTAAGGGAGATTAGAACTTTAGAAAAGGCCGGCTGTGAAATCGTTAGAATAGCTATACCAAGTTCTGGGGCGCTTGAAAGTATACCGTTGCTTAAAACAAAAATTTCGATACCAATTGTTGCCGATATTCATTTTGATTATCGGCTAGCAATCGGGGCAATTAAAAAGGGTGCAGATAAAATCAGAATTAATCCCGGTAATATAGGTAGTAAATGGAAAGTCGAAGAAGTTATTTCAGTGGCAAAAGATTTTGGAGTGCCAATACGGATTGGCGTAAACGCAGGTTCTTTACCCAAGAAAATTCTTAATAAGTATCGTCAACCGACGACACAAGCACTGATTTTTAGTTTAGAGGAACATTTGGAAATATTTGAGAAGAAAAATTTTTATAATTTAGTTCTTTCAGCAAAAACGGCCAACTTTCAAGAAACAATTGAAGTTTATGAAAATTTAGCCCAAAAATATCCGTATCCGCTACATATTGGCGTTACAGAATCAGGACTACCGCTTCAAGGCACAATACGCTCAATTTCGGCATTAGCGGTTTTACTGAATAAAGGGATTGGCGATACGATACGGATATCGTTAACTGGCCCTGCAGTTTTAGAAGTCACCGTAGCTAAAGAACTCTTGCAAAACCTCGGATTAAGAAAATTTGGTCCTCAGCTTATTTCCTGTCCTGTATGCGGGCGCTGTAAAGTAAATTTAGTAAAAATAGCCAGGCAGATTCAAAGAAAACTTCAAGCAGTAAAAGATCCGATAAAAATTGCTGTGATGGGGTGTGTCGTAAATGGTCCTGGTGAAGCACGGTTTGCTGATTATGGAATTGCGTGCGGAAAAAATGCCGGAGTAATTTTTAGAAGGGGGCGAGTGATCAAAAAATGTTCTGAAAAAGAGTTAGTACCAGAATTACTTACAATTATAAAAAAAGATTTATGA
- a CDS encoding PEGA domain-containing protein, with amino-acid sequence MRQVIFIIVGFLLINTGFANTAKGYLTVNSAPIGKAVYLDGDSIGITPIINYPLAIGEYTVSLYPSHRIEGEYWRLAQENLCNKFSALWELTRIGAATKRVKITENEVTEVFFSSKKINCAPTKAKLAIGGVSVVGFVIPFILGYLLAR; translated from the coding sequence ATGCGACAGGTAATTTTTATAATTGTAGGGTTTCTGTTAATAAATACTGGTTTTGCAAATACTGCTAAGGGATATTTAACAGTTAATAGTGCCCCAATAGGGAAAGCAGTTTATCTAGATGGCGACTCAATCGGCATAACGCCGATTATTAATTATCCGTTGGCAATTGGTGAATATACCGTTAGCCTTTATCCTTCACACCGGATTGAGGGTGAATACTGGCGACTGGCTCAAGAAAATCTGTGTAATAAATTTTCGGCACTTTGGGAATTAACCAGAATAGGTGCAGCAACTAAGCGGGTAAAAATTACCGAAAATGAAGTTACTGAGGTTTTTTTCTCGAGTAAAAAAATCAACTGTGCTCCGACCAAAGCTAAGCTCGCGATTGGTGGTGTATCGGTTGTTGGGTTTGTAATCCCTTTTATTTTAGGATATCTACTAGCTCGCTAG
- a CDS encoding DUF177 domain-containing protein, whose amino-acid sequence MVSVKNSKLLVNVNALPDGVSKIIKELNASDLELTHLEFCGPIKVDLELTKSASNVRVKGTVNFCLKLLCVNCLEKFEKQFSEKIYQEYIHTGTKKIPFAEQLEEIDFIREYYTTDVFDLGPLIHDTVILAIPLAPWCRADCKGVE is encoded by the coding sequence ATGGTTTCCGTCAAAAATAGTAAACTTTTAGTTAATGTTAATGCTCTGCCTGATGGTGTAAGCAAAATAATCAAAGAACTTAATGCCAGCGATTTAGAGCTTACACACCTTGAATTCTGCGGTCCAATAAAGGTTGATTTAGAACTTACTAAGAGCGCCAGTAATGTTCGAGTTAAAGGCACAGTGAATTTTTGTCTTAAGCTACTGTGTGTAAATTGCTTAGAAAAGTTCGAAAAGCAATTTTCGGAAAAAATCTACCAAGAGTATATTCATACCGGAACTAAGAAAATACCTTTTGCAGAACAATTAGAAGAGATTGACTTTATTCGAGAATACTATACTACCGATGTTTTTGATTTGGGGCCGTTGATTCATGATACTGTAATTTTGGCAATACCCTTAGCTCCATGGTGCCGAGCAGATTGCAAGGGAGTGGAATAA
- the queF gene encoding preQ(1) synthase → MKSTKLGYTQEHARSGLKESLAPIEVWPNQFKNYMITIEIPEFTSVCPKTNLPDFGKITISYMPDKWCCELKSLKYYILGYRNLGIFYENAVNRIAQDFFTAVKPRWVKVRGEFNIRGGMRSIIEVEKRKT, encoded by the coding sequence ATGAAAAGCACTAAATTGGGATATACCCAAGAACACGCACGCTCTGGTCTCAAAGAATCACTGGCGCCAATTGAGGTTTGGCCTAATCAGTTTAAGAATTACATGATTACTATCGAAATTCCGGAATTTACTTCAGTGTGTCCAAAAACCAACTTGCCAGATTTTGGTAAAATTACAATTTCCTATATGCCTGATAAATGGTGCTGCGAGTTGAAATCTCTAAAATACTATATTCTTGGATATCGAAATCTGGGTATTTTTTACGAAAATGCTGTCAACCGCATTGCTCAAGATTTTTTTACTGCCGTGAAACCACGATGGGTAAAGGTACGCGGCGAATTTAACATTCGGGGTGGAATGCGAAGCATTATTGAGGTGGAAAAAAGGAAAACGTGA
- a CDS encoding MoxR family ATPase, with protein MAERTVTEQDDVKAVEILSEARNKILKEIEKVIIGQKQVIDEILICILSGGHGLIIGVPGLAKTLMVNTLANVLDLSFNRIQFTPDLMPSDITGTEIIEEDPVTHKRTFRFIKGPIFANIVLADEVNRTPPKTQAALLQAMQEHKVTISGVTHPLPEPFFVLATQNPIEQEGTYPLPEAQLDRFMLSIYIDYPSFNEELEIVKNTTSAYAPTLNKVLSSQEILELQKLVRRVPVADDVIKYAVRLVTLTRPNNNNELKFVKEWVSWGAGPRASQYLILGAKARAILDGRYTPTRDDIRQVAKSVLRHRIITNFNAEAEGIKAEDIIERLFSAIKD; from the coding sequence ATGGCAGAACGAACAGTAACTGAACAAGATGATGTAAAGGCTGTAGAGATTTTATCCGAGGCGCGCAACAAGATCTTAAAAGAGATTGAAAAGGTCATTATAGGCCAAAAACAAGTAATTGACGAAATATTAATTTGTATATTGTCCGGCGGGCATGGATTAATTATTGGTGTGCCGGGTTTGGCTAAGACTCTAATGGTAAATACCTTGGCCAATGTTTTAGATCTTTCCTTTAATCGCATTCAATTTACTCCGGATCTAATGCCCTCAGACATTACCGGGACCGAAATTATCGAAGAAGACCCGGTGACCCATAAGCGTACATTTCGATTTATCAAGGGACCAATCTTTGCCAATATTGTTTTAGCTGACGAGGTTAATCGAACCCCGCCCAAAACGCAAGCAGCATTGCTTCAAGCAATGCAAGAACACAAAGTCACCATATCGGGGGTTACCCACCCATTACCGGAACCGTTTTTTGTGTTAGCAACCCAGAATCCGATTGAACAAGAAGGCACCTATCCTTTGCCTGAGGCCCAACTAGACCGATTTATGTTAAGTATCTACATTGATTACCCCTCGTTTAACGAAGAATTAGAAATTGTAAAAAATACCACCTCAGCTTATGCGCCGACACTTAATAAGGTTTTAAGCAGTCAAGAGATCTTAGAACTACAAAAACTAGTTCGACGGGTCCCGGTAGCTGATGATGTGATAAAATATGCCGTCAGACTTGTTACTTTAACAAGGCCCAATAACAATAACGAACTTAAATTCGTTAAAGAATGGGTCAGTTGGGGTGCTGGACCCCGAGCGTCGCAATATCTGATCTTAGGTGCCAAGGCCCGCGCAATTCTAGATGGCCGATATACACCAACCCGAGATGATATTCGTCAAGTAGCAAAGAGCGTCTTACGACACAGAATTATCACCAATTTTAATGCCGAAGCTGAAGGCATAAAAGCCGAAGATATAATTGAACGGCTTTTTTCAGCAATAAAAGATTAA
- the murA gene encoding UDP-N-acetylglucosamine 1-carboxyvinyltransferase → MDKLVIYGGQRLKGTIKASRAKNATLPIMAAALLTTKPVRIRNVPKVQDVKTMAELLSSLGARVNFTGNDVIIEAQNDLSLEAPYDIVRKMRASYYVLGPLLARFRKAKVYLPGGCAIGPRPVDLHIKGLEALGAHIKIRHGYIAAQAKLLKGQEILLEGKAGPSVGATANVMMAATLAKGITKIIGAALEPEIVDLANFLNSLGAKIKGHGTSTITVEGVKELHGGEWIPIPDRIEVGTYLCSAIATRGEITIEDCEPKHLDTVLLIFKQLGCELTVGSNTIKLKAPARPKAISVVTAPYPGFPTDLQAQMMAVLATASGVSYITENVFKARFLHALELNRMGADIKIEDNVAIITGVERLSGAKVMASDLRASAALVIAGLCAEDKTEISRIYHLDRGYEALEQKLTELGARLERIKS, encoded by the coding sequence ATGGACAAATTAGTTATTTATGGTGGCCAGCGATTAAAAGGAACAATTAAAGCGTCTCGTGCTAAGAATGCTACTTTACCAATAATGGCAGCGGCACTTCTCACTACAAAACCGGTAAGAATTCGAAACGTCCCTAAGGTTCAGGATGTGAAGACAATGGCAGAGTTGTTGAGTTCATTAGGAGCAAGGGTTAATTTTACTGGAAATGATGTAATTATCGAAGCCCAAAACGATCTTTCTTTAGAAGCACCTTATGATATTGTTCGGAAAATGCGTGCTTCATACTACGTATTGGGGCCACTTTTGGCACGGTTCCGTAAAGCCAAAGTGTATTTACCGGGTGGTTGTGCAATTGGTCCACGTCCTGTGGATTTACATATTAAAGGGCTAGAAGCACTAGGTGCTCATATCAAAATTCGTCACGGTTATATAGCCGCCCAAGCAAAATTACTTAAAGGACAAGAAATATTATTAGAGGGAAAGGCTGGCCCAAGTGTTGGTGCGACTGCTAATGTGATGATGGCCGCCACCCTAGCTAAGGGAATTACAAAGATCATCGGTGCCGCCCTAGAACCGGAAATAGTCGACTTAGCGAATTTTCTAAATTCTTTAGGGGCTAAAATTAAAGGTCATGGAACTTCAACAATTACTGTAGAGGGTGTTAAAGAATTACACGGAGGCGAGTGGATACCAATTCCTGACCGAATAGAGGTGGGGACCTATTTGTGTTCAGCGATTGCAACCCGTGGCGAAATTACAATTGAAGATTGTGAACCTAAACACTTAGATACGGTACTTTTAATTTTTAAGCAGCTTGGATGCGAATTAACCGTCGGGAGCAATACAATAAAATTAAAAGCACCAGCGCGTCCTAAAGCGATTTCAGTGGTTACTGCTCCTTATCCGGGTTTTCCAACTGACTTGCAAGCCCAGATGATGGCCGTTTTGGCAACAGCTTCTGGGGTTAGTTATATTACTGAGAATGTTTTTAAAGCCAGATTTCTTCATGCGCTAGAACTTAATCGGATGGGCGCAGATATCAAAATTGAAGACAACGTAGCTATTATAACAGGGGTTGAACGACTCAGTGGTGCAAAAGTAATGGCGTCAGATTTGCGAGCCTCAGCTGCACTAGTGATAGCTGGTCTATGTGCTGAAGATAAAACAGAAATCTCTCGAATTTACCATTTAGATCGAGGATACGAGGCATTGGAACAAAAGTTAACTGAATTGGGTGCACGGCTTGAACGTATAAAATCGTAA